From Bacteroidales bacterium, a single genomic window includes:
- the tatA gene encoding twin-arginine translocase TatA/TatE family subunit, with protein MNLNILLFTLGPMEIILILAALLLLFGGRKIPELMKGIGQGMKEFKKASQTDNDEEKK; from the coding sequence ATGAATCTGAACATTTTGCTTTTCACACTAGGCCCAATGGAAATTATCCTGATCCTGGCGGCTCTTTTATTGCTCTTTGGAGGAAGGAAAATTCCCGAACTGATGAAAGGTATCGGTCAGGGTATGAAAGAATTCAAGAAAGCATCACAGACCGATAACGACGAAGAAAAAAAATAA
- a CDS encoding twin-arginine translocase TatA/TatE family subunit codes for MSLGPMEIILIVAVIALLFGGKKFPELMKGIGQGLKEFKKASQPDQTEETKAQAETPVAELKENQ; via the coding sequence ATGTCACTGGGACCCATGGAGATTATCCTTATAGTAGCGGTCATCGCGCTGCTGTTCGGAGGAAAGAAGTTTCCTGAATTAATGAAAGGAATAGGTCAGGGATTAAAGGAATTCAAAAAAGCATCCCAGCCTGATCAGACCGAAGAAACAAAAGCTCAGGCCGAAACTCCGGTTGCTGA
- a CDS encoding four helix bundle protein, translated as MNYVKSYKELEVYQKTRELSRTIYALSKNFPIDERFSLTDQIRRSSRSVGAQIAESWGKRKYEKHFISKLSDADSEQFETQHWIETANECEYISDKVKTDLLSLCESIGRMLQSMMDKSSLFCSKPRVLITDH; from the coding sequence ATGAATTATGTTAAAAGCTACAAAGAACTTGAGGTTTATCAGAAAACACGTGAGTTATCCAGAACTATTTATGCATTAAGCAAGAATTTTCCCATTGATGAAAGATTTTCACTCACTGATCAAATCAGGAGATCATCCCGATCAGTCGGAGCTCAAATCGCTGAATCATGGGGTAAAAGAAAATATGAGAAACATTTCATTTCGAAACTTTCTGATGCAGATTCCGAACAGTTTGAAACACAACATTGGATTGAAACCGCTAATGAATGTGAGTATATTTCAGATAAAGTTAAAACCGATCTGTTATCTTTATGTGAATCCATTGGAAGAATGCTTCAATCGATGATGGATAAGTCCTCCCTTTTCTGCTCAAAACCCCGAGTACTGATTACCGATCACTGA
- the rseP gene encoding RIP metalloprotease RseP: MGVIIQIGQLLLSLSILIILHELGHFLLARVFHVRVEKFYLFFDPWFSLFKLKKGDTEYGIGWLPLGGYVKISGMIDESMDTEQLKQPPQPYEFRSKPAGQRLLIMLGGVMVNLVLGFIIYTAILYAWGEKFLPVRNVTDGIWCADSIAQDIGFKNGDKILSINGTEPVRFEDIYREIIFGGKVQVLRDNKVDSFTVSTNFVGSLVKERKGILFYPRIPFIIREIPDSSVNKNSGLQPKDQLVSINGTPVKYYDQYVSMADTLPTGTLTAEVLRDGKPVTLQLRLTAAKKLEIFPFVPTYEELEKLGLYKLETRTFGFFQAIPAGIKLAGSQLSFYIKQFKLIFDFKTGAYKGLGGFGAIGGLFPKVWSWEAFWEITAFLSLVLAFMNVLPIPALDGGHVMFLLYEIITRRKPSEKFMEYAQIVGMVLIIGLLIYANTNDIVRGVEKWLGK, encoded by the coding sequence ATGGGCGTCATCATCCAAATCGGTCAATTGCTTCTCAGCCTTTCCATTCTCATTATACTTCATGAACTGGGTCACTTTCTGCTGGCACGTGTTTTTCATGTCAGGGTTGAAAAATTCTACCTGTTCTTTGATCCCTGGTTTTCGCTGTTCAAACTGAAAAAAGGCGATACCGAATACGGTATTGGCTGGCTTCCGCTTGGCGGCTATGTCAAGATCTCCGGGATGATCGACGAATCAATGGATACAGAGCAACTCAAGCAGCCCCCCCAGCCTTACGAATTCAGGTCGAAACCCGCAGGTCAGCGCTTGCTGATCATGCTTGGCGGAGTTATGGTAAACCTCGTCCTCGGTTTTATCATCTACACAGCGATCCTTTATGCATGGGGAGAAAAATTTTTACCTGTCCGTAATGTAACCGACGGCATTTGGTGCGCTGATTCGATCGCCCAGGATATTGGTTTCAAAAATGGCGACAAAATTCTTTCTATTAACGGAACGGAACCGGTTCGTTTTGAAGACATATACAGGGAAATCATATTCGGGGGAAAAGTACAGGTACTGCGCGATAACAAAGTGGATTCCTTCACGGTATCTACCAATTTCGTGGGCAGCCTGGTTAAGGAAAGAAAAGGAATTCTGTTTTATCCGCGTATTCCTTTCATCATCCGGGAAATCCCTGATTCATCGGTGAATAAAAATTCGGGCCTTCAGCCGAAGGACCAGCTTGTAAGTATCAACGGCACACCTGTGAAATATTACGACCAGTATGTTAGCATGGCCGATACACTCCCTACAGGTACGTTAACAGCGGAAGTGTTGCGCGACGGCAAGCCGGTCACCCTTCAGCTCAGGCTTACAGCGGCAAAAAAACTTGAAATATTTCCTTTTGTTCCCACATATGAAGAGCTCGAAAAACTGGGACTTTACAAGCTCGAAACCCGTACGTTCGGCTTTTTCCAGGCGATTCCGGCAGGGATCAAACTGGCAGGCTCACAGCTGAGTTTTTATATCAAGCAGTTCAAGCTCATATTCGATTTTAAAACCGGGGCCTACAAGGGACTTGGCGGCTTCGGCGCCATCGGCGGATTGTTCCCGAAAGTATGGTCTTGGGAAGCATTCTGGGAAATCACCGCTTTTCTTTCGCTCGTGCTGGCATTCATGAATGTACTGCCTATACCGGCACTCGACGGCGGTCACGTTATGTTCCTCCTTTATGAGATCATTACCCGCCGCAAGCCAAGCGAAAAATTCATGGAATACGCCCAGATCGTGGGCATGGTCCTCATCATCGGCCTCCTTATCTATGCCAATACAAATGATATTGTGAGGGGAGTGGAGAAGTGGCTTGGGAAGTAA